The Papilio machaon chromosome 17, ilPapMach1.1, whole genome shotgun sequence genome segment GATGCTTGCAAATATACCAGTATTCTTAGACATTGTACAGACCTCGGACAATGAAGACTATGATGATAATCTCATTATAATAAGTGAAGCTTATACTTGTCTCCAATGCATTGCAGAACAGGAAGCTGGGCAAAAGGCATTAATAGAAGTTGGAGCtattacaaaaatgtcagaaatTTATTCTCATCAAAGTTTTCAAACTGATGAAGCCCTCAATATTCTTGTAAAACTTGTTAGTCGGTATGGCCCGGCTGCATGGGGAAGTGATCCTAAACCGTTCCATGCACTGGTCAATAAGATAGCTCTGGATTTTGCTACTGATCAATCGGAGAGAAAGTTTGAACTGGCTACAATACTCAGTGCGCTTCTTTACAGCTGCAACAAGTTTATTATTGTACCTGGTGCAGCGGATGAGACTTGGCCACAGAGTATATACAGAGCTCTTCATGACATACTTACCAGCAAAATTGGTAAAAATCAAAGAGACCCTGCTCTGAAACTAGCTGCTAATATTATTGAACTCCTTGGAGTGGAGTGGACCTTTCTGGATGAGGAGAATCCCAAAAAATTCTTCCTTTTGCTCCTGCAGTTGTGTGCAATTGAAGTTAGAATGCAGCTTGAAGATAGGAGTTTCAAACAAGCATATGCTAATGCAGAATTGGTAACTTCTTGCTTTATTGTTCTTGAAATGTCTATCAACTATATGGCTACAGATCAGTTGGATTTAGAGCAAAAAGAAAAGCAGTCAGTGTACACCAGCTTCAAAGGAGCATTCAATGCTGTTGTTTCTATCCTTACTAAGGTATCTAACGACAAAAACCGTGATAAACTTCCTGACAgtgaaaaagtttttgtatgtGCTATGGTCAGAGTTTTAGTTGCATGGATTGCACAAGAAACTACAGCAATGAGGGAACAAATCTATGCACTGATGCCATTCATGTTTACACTTGCTAATGATTCTTTCCATGCATACAGAGCAAGGAAACTGgcagaaaaaacaaaaactgaaGGAGAGCCTATGGACACAGACATAAGCCTGATGGGGCAAATAGATTTACTGCGTTTAATGCTACCTGCTCTTTGTCATCTTGTGGTTGAGGACAAGGCAAGAGATATTGTATTTAACTTGAAACAAGAAGATATACTCTATGAAGCCATGAACTTCCATTGGTCTATTGTCCATTATAAGAAACCACCTATTCCAAAATCTGAGCGTGGCAAAGCACGAACTCAGCCAGAACCAGAATTGGATCCTAAGGTCTTGGACGATATGAGAGACTCAAGAGCTGCAATGGTCAGcctatgtaatatatttatgaaccTGACAGTTTTGGCACCAAAAGCAGTTGAAAACAGTATGCTGTTTAATACCCTTCTAAAATTCATCTTCAACAATTTGCCTGAATTAAAGAATATACCAGAAAACTTAGTACTTCATGGGCACTTGGCAGTATTGGGTCTCTTACTTCTGAAACAAC includes the following:
- the LOC106721632 gene encoding neurochondrin homolog; the protein is MDEIPESIKKCILIINMAKSDTEKFAALFMVTKLVKGKDCNSQARKALFEAIGFKFLKKLLTSNNVVDDCPPSVYKSLALSILTTFCNEPELATHPEMLANIPVFLDIVQTSDNEDYDDNLIIISEAYTCLQCIAEQEAGQKALIEVGAITKMSEIYSHQSFQTDEALNILVKLVSRYGPAAWGSDPKPFHALVNKIALDFATDQSERKFELATILSALLYSCNKFIIVPGAADETWPQSIYRALHDILTSKIGKNQRDPALKLAANIIELLGVEWTFLDEENPKKFFLLLLQLCAIEVRMQLEDRSFKQAYANAELVTSCFIVLEMSINYMATDQLDLEQKEKQSVYTSFKGAFNAVVSILTKVSNDKNRDKLPDSEKVFVCAMVRVLVAWIAQETTAMREQIYALMPFMFTLANDSFHAYRARKLAEKTKTEGEPMDTDISLMGQIDLLRLMLPALCHLVVEDKARDIVFNLKQEDILYEAMNFHWSIVHYKKPPIPKSERGKARTQPEPELDPKVLDDMRDSRAAMVSLCNIFMNLTVLAPKAVENSMLFNTLLKFIFNNLPELKNIPENLVLHGHLAVLGLLLLKQQSSKVKKNDFSICSYIQSTIRFLWDAYNVDESNDPNALVVSMAYKEHWNEIADLWFLGMQTMSGVLTIVPWISEFAIESGWAEGIAEMLAKVKVGTLPPNVKSAFEDFLCRLVDSNESVKPVLKKGGALKMCRNHRLMELGKKLFGD